A genomic region of Pseudomonas abietaniphila contains the following coding sequences:
- a CDS encoding MFS transporter: MARSSADVNLSATGEPYVPPVSSVAAVAKASTVRWRIFAIIFVLTMVNLIDRVSLSIAMPTIAKEFTLSPAMQGLILSSFFWAYALLQIPGGWMIDRFGPRRVITWSTGLWGTFQVLAGFATGGASLLFARMFLGAAEAPLFPSGGKLISLWLAPSERSRGAVMMDSGSPLGVALGGLIIAFLIVSLDSWRSAFVIAGVATLLLGWVSWRYLRDDPSVHPQVNEAELAKINAGRETPAAEAARAKVKGLGIAARSLTGLLIGRSTWAMVYFGLLTWGPSYLAQARGFDIKGIGFATFVIFICGSLGSLTGGFLCDGLIRKGVRRGVAVKGLLTFSGVIALGALLLLPQLSDPIAAVALLAMTAFFLMWGSLYWSFPALLAAPARVGLIGGVMNLAGSIGGIFVPILVGLILQYFGGFGAVLGFFAVCAALFVLATLLIGLDGEREVSNG, translated from the coding sequence AACCGTATGTTCCTCCCGTTTCCAGCGTTGCCGCCGTGGCCAAAGCCAGTACGGTGCGGTGGCGCATCTTCGCAATCATCTTCGTGCTGACCATGGTCAACCTGATCGACCGGGTTTCGCTGTCCATCGCAATGCCAACCATTGCCAAGGAATTCACGCTTTCGCCTGCGATGCAGGGTTTGATCCTCAGCAGTTTCTTCTGGGCATACGCGCTGTTGCAGATCCCTGGCGGCTGGATGATCGACCGCTTTGGGCCACGCCGCGTGATCACGTGGTCGACCGGGTTGTGGGGCACGTTCCAGGTGTTGGCCGGTTTCGCCACGGGTGGTGCGTCGCTGTTGTTCGCCCGAATGTTTCTGGGGGCTGCGGAAGCACCGCTGTTTCCGTCGGGCGGCAAGCTGATTTCCCTGTGGCTGGCGCCGAGTGAGCGCAGCCGCGGCGCGGTGATGATGGACAGTGGCAGTCCGTTGGGCGTGGCGCTGGGTGGATTGATCATCGCCTTCCTGATCGTGTCGCTAGACTCCTGGCGCTCGGCCTTTGTGATCGCCGGGGTCGCGACACTGTTGTTGGGCTGGGTGTCGTGGCGGTATCTGCGGGACGACCCTTCGGTTCACCCGCAGGTTAACGAAGCGGAACTGGCGAAGATCAACGCAGGCCGTGAAACCCCGGCGGCTGAAGCGGCACGGGCCAAGGTTAAAGGCCTGGGCATCGCCGCTCGCTCGCTGACGGGCTTGCTGATCGGCCGTTCGACCTGGGCGATGGTGTATTTCGGTCTGCTGACCTGGGGGCCGAGCTATCTGGCTCAAGCGCGAGGCTTCGACATCAAGGGCATCGGTTTCGCGACATTCGTGATTTTTATCTGCGGTTCGCTGGGATCGCTGACCGGTGGTTTTCTTTGCGACGGCCTGATTCGCAAGGGCGTGCGCCGTGGCGTGGCGGTTAAAGGCTTGCTGACTTTCTCGGGTGTGATTGCCCTCGGTGCGCTGCTGCTGTTGCCGCAACTGAGCGATCCGATTGCCGCCGTGGCATTGCTGGCGATGACGGCGTTCTTCCTGATGTGGGGCAGCCTCTACTGGAGCTTCCCGGCATTGCTTGCGGCGCCTGCCCGTGTCGGTCTGATCGGTGGTGTGATGAACCTCGCGGGCAGCATCGGCGGCATCTTCGTACCGATTCTGGTGGGCTTGATCCTGCAATACTTCGGCGGTTTCGGTGCGGTACTTGGGTTCTTCGCGGTCTGCGCGGCGCTGTTCGTACTCGCCACCCTGCTGATCGGCCTCGACGGCGAGCGTGAGGTGAGCAATGGCTGA